A section of the Archocentrus centrarchus isolate MPI-CPG fArcCen1 chromosome 20, fArcCen1, whole genome shotgun sequence genome encodes:
- the LOC115799917 gene encoding uncharacterized protein K02A2.6-like, with amino-acid sequence MVTAGKMPLVISPGGEVQCVGEFLATTQFKGQKYRFWVTVIKGPYAHNLLGGSVARRMGLVKRIDNIDTDLLEDIFGEIGLLKCDPVKIELKANAEPYSLTTPRRVPFPLLAKVETELKRMLALGIIEEVTEPTDWCAPMVPVEKKNRDQVRVCVDLKRLNKAVKRERYILPTLEDIAPKLAGAKVFSTLDASCGFWQIPLDAGSRRLTTFITPIGRFCFRRLPFGITSAPEIFQRQLSTLLNDHKGVVVVMDDILIYGATKEDHDNCLNAVLKTVKDSGLKLNKAKCHFSKSETRYFGHIISAEGIKPDPTKVEAITRMQSPTNVEELRQVLGLINYVGGFLPGLSTKLHPITSLLRKENKWVWDEPQEQAFTAVKAMLVSAPALAYYDANRKTVISADASSYGLGAALLQQHEDGLKPVAFCSRTLSDAERRYSQIEKECLAGVWACERFARYVQGMDSFRLQTDHKPLVPLINTYDLDKAPPRCQRLLMRLLRFNVEAEHVPGKQLVVADTLSRRPQKHVSDETTDHVVQAHVESIVANAPVSSERLSKIRVATQLDDELQQITGFIRNGWPPKTRLSPHLHRYYSARAHLSETDGLVLYQDRLVIPAAQRAEVLADLHKGHQGLTRCRARARMAVWWPSISAEIKQTVSSCKFCIENKPTQRREPLLTTPLPEGPWQRIATDLCEFEGQNYLIVTDYYSRDIEIARLPSISSRDVICRLKGIFVRWGIPLELVSDNATQFSSAEFQAFCREYGFVHTTSSPYYPQANGAAERAVQTAKNILKQPDPHLALMCYRATPSAATGVSPALLMTGREIRTTLPMLEDKLQVTLVDRQQVQQKDDQTKTAYRFFHDRRHSAQPLPTLQPGQDVRIKLDGEKGWKTPARVITKCHEPRSYLVETENGVVLRRNRRHLQAVPQSTDQSDQLQSPSSPVEPTRSPAQRQSSPVVEGSTPCKGSQVTSRGRVVRIPLRYRDT; translated from the coding sequence ATGGTCACTGCAGGTAAAATGCCACTTGTCATCAGCCCAGGGGGTGAAGTCCAATGTGTGGGCGAGTTTCTGGCCACGACTCAGTTTAAAGGACAGAAATACCGGTTCTGGGTCACTGTCATAAAGGGACCTTATGCACATAACCTGCTGGGAGGGAGTGTTGCTAGGAGGATGGGTTTGGTAAAGAGGATTGACAACATAGACACAGACCTCCTAGAGGACATTTTTGGAGAAATTGGCCTGCTTAAATGCGACCCTGTTAAAATCGAACTAAAAGCAAATGCAGAGCCCTACAGCCTGACAACGCCACGTCGTGTCCCATTTCCCCTCCTTGCTAAGGTTGAAACAGAACTGAAGCGCATGCTAGCTTTGGGCATAATAGAAGAGGTCACTGAGCCCACTGATTGGTGCGCCCCGATGGTTCctgttgaaaagaaaaacagagatcaAGTAAGAGTGTGCGTGGATCTTAAACGCTTAAATAAAGCAGTAAAACGAGAGCGTTACATCTTGCCAACTTTGGAAGACATTGCCCCAAAGCTGGCTGGGGCCAAAGTGTTTTCCACCTTGGATGCTTCTTGTGGATTTTGGCAGATCCCTCTGGATGCAGGCAGCAGGAGACTGACAACATTCATAACCCCCATCGGCAGATTCTGCTTCAGACGGCTGCCATTTGGAATCACGTCAGCTCCAGAAATCTTTCAAAGACAGCTATCCACTTTGCTGAACGATCACAAAGGCGTTGTCGTAGTGATGGATGACATACTCATTTATGGAGCAACCAAAGAGGACCACGACAACTGCTTGAACGCAGTCCTGAAGACCGTCAAGGACAGTGGCTTGAAGCTGAACAAAGCAAAGTGCCATTTCAGCAAATCAGAGACTCGATACTTTGGGCACATCATCAGTGCCGAGGGCATAAAACCAGACCCAACTAAGGTGGAAGCCATCACGCGGATGCAGAGTCCTACAAATGTGGAGGAGCTTCGTCAAGTTCTGGGCTTGATTAATTATGTAGGGGGATTCCTACCAGGCCTCTCCACCAAACTACACCCAATCACCAGCCTGTTGAGGAAAGAGAACAAGTGGGTATGGGACGAACCGCAAGAACAGGCGTTCACTGCTGTCAAAGCCATGCTAGTGTCAGCCCCAGCACTTGCATATTATGATGCAAATCGGAAAACTGTCATCAGCGCTGATGCAAGCAGCTACGGCTTAGGAGCAGCGCTACTACAACAACACGAAGACGGCTTAAAGCCGGTGGCCTTCTGCTCACGCACGCTTTCGGATGCCGAGAGGAGATACTCTCAAATCGAGAAGGAGTGTTTGGCGGGCGTGTGGGCGTGTGAACGATTTGCACGCTACGTTCAGGGAATGGACAGTTTCCGCCTGCAAACAGACCACAAACCCCTGGTGCCGCTCATAAATACATATGACCTTGACAAAGCCCCTCCAAGGTGCCAGAGACTCCTGATGCGCCTTTTAAGGTTCAATGTGGAAGCTGAACATGTTCCAGGGAAACAGCTGGTGGTGGCCGACACTCTATCCAGGAGACCGCAGAAACACGTGAGTGATGAGACTACAGATCATGTAGTACAAGCACATGTAGAGTCAATAGTAGCGAATGCACCTGTCTCATCCGAAAGACTCAGCAAGATCCGTGTGGCTACTCAGCTTGATGATGAACTGCAACAGATTACAGGTTTCATCAGAAATGGATGGCCGCCCAAAACAAGGCTGTCCCCACATCTGCACCGTTATTATTCTGCAAGAGCACATCTCTCAGAAACTGATGGACTGGTGTTATATCAGGATCGGCTGGTCATTCCTGCTGCACAGAGAGCTGAAGTGTTGGCAGATTTGCATAAAGGACACCAGGGACTAACACGGTGCCGGGCACGTGCCAGGATGGCAGTGTGGTGGCCGAGCATCAGTGCTGAaattaaacagacagtgtcatCGTGCAAATTCTGTATTGAAAACAAACCTACCCAGAGGCGTGAACCTCTCCTGACCACGCCCCTGCCCGAGGGCCCCTGGCAGCGCATAGCTACAGATCTGTGTGAGTTTGAGGGACAGAATTATCTCATCGTGACAGACTATTACTCCAGAGACATTGAAATAGCTCGCCTGCCTTCTATATCCAGCCGTGATGTCATCTGTCGACTTAAGGGCATATTTGTGAGGTGGGGAATACCACTGGAACTGGTCAGTGACAATGCAActcagttttcatctgctgAGTTCCAGGCCTTCTGTCGTGAGTATGGATTTGTGCACACAACCTCTAGCCCCTATTATCCCCAGGCGAACGGGGCTGCCGAACGAGCAGTTCAGACTGCTAAAAACATCCTGAAGCAGCCTGACCCACATCTCGCCCTGATGTGCTATAGAGCAACCCCGAGTGCTGCCACAGGTGTGAGCCCTGCGTTGCTTATGACTGGAAGAGAGATTAGAACTACACTTCCAATGCTGGAGGACAAATTGCAAGTTACTCTGGTGGACAGGCAACAGGTTCAGCAGAAGGACGACCAGACAAAGACAGCTTATCGTTTTTTTCATGACCGCCGTCACTCTGCACAACCCCTTCCCACACTACAACCTGGACAGGATGTCAGAATAAAACTGGACGGGGAAAAAGGTTGGAAAACCCCAGCTAGAGTCATCACCAAATGCCACGAGCCACGATCCTATTTGGTGGAGACAGAGAATGGAGTGGTGCTGCGACGGAATCGGAGACACCTGCAAGCCGTCCCACAGTCCACTGATCAATCGGATCAGCTGCAGTCACCCAGTTCCCCAGTGGAACCAACCAGAAGCCCTGCTCAGAGACAGTCGAGCCCCGTGGTGGAGGGTTCCACTCCTTGTAAG